The genomic interval TTTTCTAATTGAATTCCGTTTTGTAGAAAAACTGAATCTTAAGCCACGACTTTTTCTCAAAAATTCACCAAGAAATTTTAATTGTGTTACATAATTTATTATGTAAAAATTCAACTCAAGAATAGTTGAGTTCACTTTATGCAGCAATTAAATTCCTAACTTTTCCAACTGTAGATAAGAGATCTAATTCGTGTTTAAGTCTACCAGCAATATGCTCGCTATAAAAATATTTGTTAACTATCTCACTACCAAAGCCAATTGTACATTCAACATTAAACAAAAATTCTAAAGTTAAACTTGCTGAACTAAAAGTAAATATTCTTGGATTCTGCAACTTTGTCAAATCTGACCTAAGAAAAAGCTCCATGAATAAAACTTCAAAAGGAAGATAGAATAAGAAGTCCTCAACTAACGGAATGATATCTACATAAAGATCGCTCAAAACAGACTTAAGTTGTGCAATCTTTTGTTTTGAGTCTCTCGGGTGAGGCTTAATCAATAAAACTGAATTTGGCAGAATTTTTTGTGATTCTAAAAACTCTCGATAAGCAATGATTTCTTTTTCTAAAGGTATGCGACTTGCTTCAGAAAAATTAGAAGTTAGGATAATAGATACTGATTCAGTACATATTTTTGCTTGAAGATTTTTAATATAATTAAAATCTACTAATTTGTCTAAAGATTTCCTTAGGGTTTGAAAAGTTTTTAAATATATTCTTCTATCTAAAACAACAGTTTCCATAGGAGGAACCTCGCCGAAGGCATAAGGTAGTGAGAAATAACCAATATCAAATTCCTGTTTTTGGAAAACTTCTTTGCGTGGTAATAAATCCTTTATTTGCTTCTTTATGTGGTTGTATAGACTTTTCAAACTATCAATTTTGGGATTATCTGGTAAGAAAGCTGCATGAGAAAAGTAAATTCCAATACCATCACCATAACAAATTTTCTCGGCTGATTTGTAAACATTCATCAAAATTGTATTTTCTAAATTCCATGTGCGTGCCAAATAAATTTCATCTACTTCATCAATACCTACCAATTCATGAAAAAATGGAGCTACCTCAAGTAAACCATATCTTTGAATTTGTTCTGTAATCGATTTTGTTTGATTTAAAGAAAGATATACGATGTTCTCCCAAGAATGAATTGATTTAGCCATTTTCGTAATAAAAGCAGCAAATTCTTCATTTTGTCCTTGGGGAGCAAATAAAGGAGTGACGATCAAGTAGTCTTCATATTTGAGATTGAGTTCGTGTTGTTCTTTTTCTCTAGCCTTAAGAACTGATAATGCTGTAATCAATTGAATCGTACCAAAGCAGCCAATCAGCCGCTTGATTGTTTTAGGATCTGACATACCGTTTCCTTTTACTGCTAGTGAGTAATCTATAGCAATCTAATTTGATTTGTGATTTTTTTGAGGAAATTGGCGCAGCCTTTCCGTAGGGTAGCCACATCCTCTGAAGAATTTGTCGCAGCGCAGGCTAGGACGTAAATGAAGGAGAACAGAGGAGATTTTTAAAAATGATTTAGGATTGCTATAGTAGTAAATTCATGAACATTCTGTCCTGAAGGTTTAACTATGAGACAAGTGCGTTAGCAATTAACATCTCGCAGATTTCACGAACTGCTCCTTGTCCTCCAGGCAATTGTGTAATGTACAGCGCACAAGCCTGGTTTGCTTTCATAGCATCAGCGACAGTCATCGGACAACCTACTACTTGCATGACATCTAAATCATTAACATCGTCTCCAACATAAGCGACTTGGGAGAAGGCAAAACCAAGCTCTTTACAGAGGTTGTTTAATACAGATAACTTATTTTTTACACCCAAAAATATATGAGGAATTTTCAAGTCTTTAGCACGATTAAGCGTTGATAGAGAAGATTTGGCAGTAATGATTGCAACCTCGATACCAGCCTGTTGCAAAAGCTTGATTCCTTGACCATCCTTGATATTAAATTTGCGGAAAACTTCTCCCGATTCTGTGTAGTAAAGACCACCATCAGTGAGTACGCCATCGACATCAAGTGCTAAAAGTTTGACTTGCGATAAGCGCGATCGCAAGTCTTCAGAAAGATTAGTCATGAAAAACACACCGTAGGAGCAACTTCTAAACCGTTACGAATACTCAATACTTGTTTTAACACTGTTTCTAAATGTGCCAGTGGAATCATGTTTGGACCGTCGCTGGGCGCTGTATCTGGGTTCTCATGAATTTCCATGAACAAAGCATCAATACCGATCGCAGTCGCAGCTCTCGCTAAATAAGGAACAAATTGACGCTGTCCGCCGGATTTATTACCTTGTCCCCCAGGCATTTGAACGCTGTGTGTAGCATCAAAAACAATAGGGTATCCGAATTCGCGCATTTGTGGCAAAGAACGAAAATCGACCACTAAGGTGTTGTAGCCAAAGCTTGTCCCACGTTCGGTTAATAAAATACGCTGAGTTCCGGCGGATTCGAGCTTACGAACAACGTGCTTCATATCCCAAGGAGCCAGAAATTGTCCTTTTTTGACATTGACAGTTTTACCTGTCGCGGCGGCTGCGACTAATAAATCGGTTTGGCGACACAAAAATGCTGGTATTTGTAAGACATCAACAACTTCCGCTGCGATCGCCGCTTGATAACTCTCGTGAATGTCTGTTAGTACAGGGACTCCGACTTCAGTTTTGACGCGCTGTAGAATCTTTAGTCCAGCTTCTAAATTTTGTCCGCGAAACGAATCGACTGAGGTGCGATTGGCTTTGTCAAAGGAAGATTTAAAAATGAAGGAAATTCCTAAGCGATCGCACACTTTGGCAATTTCTGTTGCCATCTTTAAAGTAAACTCCTCAGATTCGATGACGCAAGGTCCGCCGATCAAAGCTAGAGGATAACCATCACCAATGGTAAGAGAGTTTGTGATTGAAGTTTGAATCATTACTTGAGTACGTTGTGTTCAGGTTGATGCATTAAGACGTTGTATAGTTCTTGATAAACTTTGTCTTCGGTAAAGTTGCGACGTGCAAAAGCATAGGCTTTTTGGGCAAGATTTTTTCTTAAATTTGGCTTTTCAATTAGCTCAGATATTTTTTTGACTGTACATTCTGGACAATCGCAGACAATAAAAGCTTTATTCTTACCCTGCTCTAATCCTTCGGCTCCAATTGAGGTTGTTACTAAAGGTTTACCGTAACATAATGCTTCGACATTCTTGATTTTGAGTCCAGTTCCACAATAAATCGGATTGATGATAATATCTGCTGCTTTGTATACCGATGGTAAGTCATCAACCCATCCGATTAAATTCACATTTTTTGGTGGGTTAAAACCTGCTAGGTTTTCACAAACTCTGCCAAAAATATTTAAGTTAATTCGGTCATGAAAACGGCAGTAAAGTTGATGCCAAACGTTATCGATGAATTTAGCGATCGCTTGCTGATTAGCAGGATGTGGTCCAGCAACATAACTAATGTTAATATATGGCTTATCTTCACCGCTATCAATTTTGATTTCTGAGGTGTAACCTACTTCAATGACTCGTTGATTGGGAAGCATTTGC from Chroogloeocystis siderophila 5.2 s.c.1 carries:
- a CDS encoding glycosyltransferase, translated to MAIKTWLKKLKTTVKPQKLNQIHQARARREVTLDDFFSQKNQTYFQKICLNLKPDCIIVEYLRLAYLVEEIGQFLPYQPLMLIDTHDVAHQRYERFSQHGEIGELKVTVEEEKHYLSLFDVVLAIQNQDCKVFQQMLPNQRVIEVGYTSEIKIDSGEDKPYINISYVAGPHPANQQAIAKFIDNVWHQLYCRFHDRINLNIFGRVCENLAGFNPPKNVNLIGWVDDLPSVYKAADIIINPIYCGTGLKIKNVEALCYGKPLVTTSIGAEGLEQGKNKAFIVCDCPECTVKKISELIEKPNLRKNLAQKAYAFARRNFTEDKVYQELYNVLMHQPEHNVLK
- the kdsA gene encoding 3-deoxy-8-phosphooctulonate synthase, whose product is MIQTSITNSLTIGDGYPLALIGGPCVIESEEFTLKMATEIAKVCDRLGISFIFKSSFDKANRTSVDSFRGQNLEAGLKILQRVKTEVGVPVLTDIHESYQAAIAAEVVDVLQIPAFLCRQTDLLVAAAATGKTVNVKKGQFLAPWDMKHVVRKLESAGTQRILLTERGTSFGYNTLVVDFRSLPQMREFGYPIVFDATHSVQMPGGQGNKSGGQRQFVPYLARAATAIGIDALFMEIHENPDTAPSDGPNMIPLAHLETVLKQVLSIRNGLEVAPTVCFS
- a CDS encoding polysialyltransferase family glycosyltransferase, whose translation is MSDPKTIKRLIGCFGTIQLITALSVLKAREKEQHELNLKYEDYLIVTPLFAPQGQNEEFAAFITKMAKSIHSWENIVYLSLNQTKSITEQIQRYGLLEVAPFFHELVGIDEVDEIYLARTWNLENTILMNVYKSAEKICYGDGIGIYFSHAAFLPDNPKIDSLKSLYNHIKKQIKDLLPRKEVFQKQEFDIGYFSLPYAFGEVPPMETVVLDRRIYLKTFQTLRKSLDKLVDFNYIKNLQAKICTESVSIILTSNFSEASRIPLEKEIIAYREFLESQKILPNSVLLIKPHPRDSKQKIAQLKSVLSDLYVDIIPLVEDFLFYLPFEVLFMELFLRSDLTKLQNPRIFTFSSASLTLEFLFNVECTIGFGSEIVNKYFYSEHIAGRLKHELDLLSTVGKVRNLIAA
- a CDS encoding KdsC family phosphatase, which produces MTNLSEDLRSRLSQVKLLALDVDGVLTDGGLYYTESGEVFRKFNIKDGQGIKLLQQAGIEVAIITAKSSLSTLNRAKDLKIPHIFLGVKNKLSVLNNLCKELGFAFSQVAYVGDDVNDLDVMQVVGCPMTVADAMKANQACALYITQLPGGQGAVREICEMLIANALVS